One genomic segment of Myxocyprinus asiaticus isolate MX2 ecotype Aquarium Trade chromosome 14, UBuf_Myxa_2, whole genome shotgun sequence includes these proteins:
- the LOC127452283 gene encoding delphilin-like isoform X3 — translation MFVRIFIPKKHRQRFDEMVSQSLMSRLRGRSFSEHRNNRLRRSRSEDHPDRLLSVSTRASSVPRTSNEEVVMPPARGLRKTTSLIAGHSSSFSARRTVRVYKGNQSFGFTLRGHAPVWIDSVIPGSPAEKAGLKPGDRILFLNGLDMRSCSHEKVVSMLQGSGAMPSLVVEDGPPAFTMTEPEQVEVSPRSRAPVLSSLQWVAQILPPSIRVQGRTFSQQLEHLLTLQERYTICKALEAFFQHRNVDTLIVDVFPVLDTPAKQVIWQFVYQLLTYEEQEHCQNKISRFLGYKVTLPASEHEHPAHEPHRRSSSMKVTGTTYRSSVRERISDDLVIGTHLGMGICTEPVEVAPMRLTPGERQSGDGTSLPETPNNLTNLSAVYAELENVYAGKRSKSLKSRPPPTHDTLVSVDVFPHSSSQSVRAHSSSPSVRATSGSRKCTSAQPAPPPPQHESWTEELSLSPQCPCYPPVLPSQTSAESNPYISLDSPSLSPPSPPDYPASPPIRKKRYTFSRPPHTPDTDLFMEALSEQLGQQLSVDDFLSPENDYEEDVVQMTFENEEEEIEEEEEEEEGPYMPPELSSPSEVHSSSEDASSLTYSSSSEHIPPPPLTPPPPPPVQFNDPPPPAGFTPDHAPRQLTFRRHPGPPPPPPPRANPPPKRQSIHKVLPIRDEMMTQHHVLQDHHSLPVQPTAGHSQQPQQQMHQSLPPIPSPDTPIPGHAVYEMHHQVLPTHQLHQHHQIQQSHQMHQDHQNKPSHQSQSSHQMHQSHHTHQTIPTQLSSSMDRLDRIDRNERSDRHIYEMQPQPLHSDQEVHHAYKIHQSHQAHLSSSMDRLDRLEQMQHLERMERIERLERADRQMHQAHIAQAISQAIHPSQQPHQTQQQYHHQTHQTHQAYTPTQPPKPSRHIHQIEHIHQVQPIQTAPQYHQIHQPHQPHQTQQILSTFQPHPSQHQQQQLDQQQQMQQQQQIQQQQQIQQQQQIQQQQQLQQQHQLQQQHQLQQQQIQQQQIQQQQQQQQQQQQQQQQRSTPSIVQARQSPQPMYHDHRHPHHHQGHDEAQSQVQPPSTPQHQSHHHTEESTVEPPPPPPLPPPCVPPPLPKASPQKSDSSHMSVKRLRWEQVENSEGTIWGQLEEDSDYDKLSDMVKYLDLELHFGTQKNPVSLPEPLPQTETFKKKDFVEILSHKKAYNASILIAHLKLSPSELRQVLMTMSSERLEPPHIKQLLLYAPDDDEVKQYAQYRDDPSKLSEPDQFVLQMLSVTEYKTRLKSLHFKTTLQEKTEEMRGAYDCIFKASLELKNSKKLAKILEFVLAMGNYLNNGQPKSNKTTGFKINFLTELSTTKTVDGKSTFLHILVKSLCQHFPGVLDFGKELMTVLQAAKVNQKNITSDFNDLHATIQDIRLACQKMPASAEDRFAVVMSGFLENIHPAVQSLESLQQRAMEEFCKVASFFGEDGKATTTESFFGIFAEFIAKFERALNDIQTTENPPRSPRSPRTASPLAW, via the exons ATGTTTGTCAGGATCTTCATCCCTAAGAAGCACAGGCAGCGTTTTGACGAGATGGTCTCTCAGAGTCTGATGAGTCGCTTGAGGGGTCGAAGTTTCAGTGAGCACAGGAACAATCGGCTTCGTCGCAGCCGGAGTGAAGACCACCCTGACCGTCTGCTGTCTGTGTCCACTCGAGCAAGCTCTGTGCCCCGGACCTCCAATGAGGAAGTGGTGATGCCTCCTGCCCGTGGCCTCCGCAAGACCACCTCGCTCATCGCTGGACATTCCAGCTCTTTCTCAGCTCGCAG GACAGTACGAGTATACAAAGGGAACCAGAGTTTCGGGTTCACTCTTCGTGGTCATGCTCCAGTCTGGATTGACTCTGTAATACCAG GCAGCCCTGCTGAGAAAGCGGGTCTCAAACCTGGAGATCGCATCCTGTTTCTCAACGGTTTGGACATGAG GAGTTGTTCACATGAGAAGGTGGTGTCCATGCTGCAGGGCAGTGGAGCAATGCCCAGCCTGGTGGTTGAGGATGGACCACCAGCCTTCACCATGACTGAACCTGAGCAGGTAGAGGTGTCTCCTCGCTCCCGTGCTCCTGTGCTCAGCTCTCTACAGTGGGTTGCTCAGATCCTGCCTCCCAGTATCCGTGTACAGGGTCGCACCTTTAGCCAGCAGCTTGAGCACCTCCTTACCCTCCAGGAGAGATACACCATCTGCAAAGCCCTAGAGGCCTTCTTCCAACACAG AAATGTAGACACTTTGATTGTGGACGTGTTTCCTGTGTTGGATACCCCAGCAAAGCAGGTGATCTGGCAGTTTGTTTACCAGCTGCTTACCTATGAAGAACAGGAACACTGCCAAAACAAAATCTCACGATTCCTTGGCTATAAAGTCACAC TACCAGCATCAGAACATGAACATCCAGCCCATGAGCCTCACCGGCGCAGCAGCTCCATGAAGGTCACAGGAACCACATACAGAAGCAGTGTGAGGGAACGCATCTCAGATGATCTAGTTATTGGCACCCACCTGGGAATGG GGATTTGCACTGAGCCGGTGGAGGTGGCCCCAATGAGATTGACTCCTGGAGAGAGACAATCAGGGGATGGAACTTCTTTACCAGAAACACCCAACAATCTCACCAAT CTGTCAGCAGTGTATGCCGAGCTAGAGAATGTCTATGCTGGGAAAAGATCCAAATCCCTGAAGAGTCGACCCCCTCCAACTCATGACACACTGGTTAGTGTGGATGTCTTCCCACACTCTTCCTCACAGTCCGTAAGGGCTCACTCGTCCTCTCCATCTGTTCGGGCCACTTCAG GTAGCCGCAAATGTACATCAGCACAGCCTGCACCTCCTCCCCCCCAGCATGAATCTTGGACAGAGGAGTTGTCACTTAGTCCCCAGTGCCCTTGCTACCCTCCAGTTCTTCCCTCCCAAACAAGTGCTGAATCCAACCCTTACATCAGTTTGGACagcccatctctctctccaccctcTCCACCCGATTACCCTGCGAGTCCACCAATTCGCAAGAAGCGCTACACCTTCTCACGCCCACCCCATACCCCGGACACAGATCTATTTATGGAGGCCCTGAGTGAGCAGTTGGGACAGCAGTTATCTGTGGATGACTTTCTATCACCAGAGAATGACTATGAAGAG GATGTTGTCCAGATGACCTTCGAGAATGAGGAAGAGGAgatagaggaggaggaggaggaggaagagggtcCATACATGCCTCCAGAGCTAAGCAGTCCAAGCGAAGTGCATAGTAGCAGCGAGGATGCCAGCTCTCTCACCTACTCCTCTAGCTCCGAGCACATTCCTCCACCCCCTTTGACTCCTCCACCCCCTCCCCCTGTCCAATTCAATGACCCCCCTCCACCTGCTGGCTTCACCCCTGACCACGCACCCCGTCAACTCACCTTCCGTCGCCACCCTGGACCTCCACCGCCACCTCCACCAAGGGCTAACCCGCCACCTAAAAGGCAGTCAATTCACAAGGTGTTGCCCATCCGTGACGAGATGATGACCCAACACCATGTCCTTCAGGATCATCACTCACTTCCAGTGCAACCCACAGCTGGCCACTCCCAGCAACCTCAGCAGCAGATGCACCAGTCTTTGCCCCCTATACCTTCTCCAGATACACCCATACCCGGCCACGCAGTGTATGAGATGCACCATCAGGTTCTTCCAACTCACCAGCTTCATCAACACCACCAGATTCAACAGAGTCATCAGATGCATCAAGATCATCAAAATAAACCAAGCCACCAATCGCAGTCAAGTCATCAAATGCACCAAAGTCATCATACACACCAGACTATTCCTACTCAGCTCTCTAGCTCCATGGATAGACTTGATAGGATTGATCGAAATGAACGCTCAGATAGGCATATCTATGAGATGCAGCCTCAACCCTTGCATTCAGATCAAGAGGTTCACCATGCTTATAAGATTCATCAGAGTCATCAGGCTCATCTCTCGAGTTCCATGGACAGGCTTGATAGATTGGAACAAATGCAGCATTTGGAGCGTATGGAGCGGATTGAGAGGCTGGAGAGAGCAGACCGACAAATGCATCAGGCGCACATAGCTCAAGCCATTTCTCAAGCTATTCATCCATCTCAGCAGCCTCATCAGACTCAACAACAGTATCACCACCAGACGCATCAGACTCATCAAGCCTACACACCAACCCAGCCTCCAAAACCATCTCGCCACATTCACCAGATTGAACACATACACCAGGTTCAGCCCATTCAGACTGCTCCTCAGTACCACCAGATCCATCAACCCCACCAACCTCACCAGACACAACAGATTCTGTCCACCTTCCAGCCCCATCCTTCACAACACCAACAACAACAGCTTGACCAGCAACAGCAgatgcagcagcagcaacagattcaacagcagcagcagattcaacagcagcagcagattcaacagcagcagcagcttcAACAGCAGCATCAACTTCAACAACAGCATCAACTTCAACAACAGCAGATTCAGCAGCAACAgattcagcagcagcagcagcagcagcagcagcagcagcagcagcaacaacaacgcTCCACTCCCTCCATTGTACAGGCCAGACAGAGCCCTCAACCCATGTACCACGATCATCGCCATCCTCACCATCATCAAGGCCATGATGAAGCCCAGTCCCAAGTGCAACCACCAAGTACACCCCAACATCAAAGCCACCACCACACTGAAGAGTCCACTGTGGAGCCACCACCTCCTCCACCTTTACCCCCACCTTGCGTGCCTCCTCCTCTCCCAAAGGCCTCACCACAAAAATCGGATTCCAGTCATATGAGTGTGAAGAGGTTACGCTGGGAACAGGTGGAAAATTCAGAGGGAACCATTTGGGGACAG TTGGAAGAAGACTCTGATTATGATAAGTTGAGTGACATGGTGAAATATCTCGACTTGGAGCTTCATTTTGGGACACAAAAGAACCCTG TTTCTCTTCCAGAGCCCTTACCTCAGACAGAGACTTTCAAAAAGAAAGACTTTGTAGAGATTCTCTCCCATAAGAAGGCCTACAATGCTT CAATCCTGATTGCCCATCTGAAGCTGTCACCAAGTGAACTGCGGCAGGTGCTGATGACGATGTCGAGTGAACGTTTGGAGCCTCCACACATTAAACAGTTGCTGCTGTATGCACCAGATGATGATGAAGTCAAACAATATGCACAGTACAGAGATGACCCAAGCAAACTCAGTGAGCCTGACCAGTTTGTCCTACAG ATGCTTTCAGTGACAGAGTATAAGACCCGTTTGAAAAGCTTGCATTTTAAGACTACATTACAAGAGAAAACGGAAGAGATGAGAGGGGCCTACGACTGCATTTTCAAGGCTTCACTGGAGCTCAAGAACAGCAAAAAACTGGCTAAGATTCTGGAG tttgtatTGGCCATGGGGAATTACCTGAATAATGGCCAACCAAAGAGCAATAAAACAACTGGCTTTAAGATCAATTTTCTTACTGAA CTCAGCACCACCAAAACAGTAGATGGAAAGTCAACATTTCTTCATATCCTGGTGAAATCATTGTGCCAGCACTTTCCTGGGGTTCTGGACTTTGGCAAGGAGCTTATGACAGTGCTACAAGCTGCCAAAG TAAATCAGAAAAACATCACCTCTGACTTTAATGACCTACATGCCACAATCCAGGACATTCGTTTAGCCTGCCAAAAGATGCCAGCCAGTGCTGAGGATCGTTTTGCTGTTGTTATGAGT GGTTTTCTGGAAAACATTCACCCTGCAGTGCAGTCTCTAGAGTCTCTACAGCAGAGAGCGATGGAAGAGTTCTGTAAAGTCGCATCCTTCTTCGGTGAGGATGGAAAGGCCACCACCACAGAGAGCTTCTTCGGTATCTTTGCTGAGTTCATTGCTAAATTTGag AGAGCTCTGAATGACATCCAGACCACAGAAAACCCTCCACGCAGTCCCAGGAGTCCCCGCACGGCCTCTCCTTTAGCCTGGTGA
- the LOC127452283 gene encoding delphilin-like isoform X4, with protein sequence MVSQSLMSRLRGRSFSEHRNNRLRRSRSEDHPDRLLSVSTRASSVPRTSNEEVVMPPARGLRKTTSLIAGHSSSFSARRTVRVYKGNQSFGFTLRGHAPVWIDSVIPGSPAEKAGLKPGDRILFLNGLDMRSCSHEKVVSMLQGSGAMPSLVVEDGPPAFTMTEPEQVEVSPRSRAPVLSSLQWVAQILPPSIRVQGRTFSQQLEHLLTLQERYTICKALEAFFQHRNVDTLIVDVFPVLDTPAKQVIWQFVYQLLTYEEQEHCQNKISRFLGYKVTLPASEHEHPAHEPHRRSSSMKVTGTTYRSSVRERISDDLVIGTHLGMGICTEPVEVAPMRLTPGERQSGDGTSLPETPNNLTNLSAVYAELENVYAGKRSKSLKSRPPPTHDTLVSVDVFPHSSSQSVRAHSSSPSVRATSGSRKCTSAQPAPPPPQHESWTEELSLSPQCPCYPPVLPSQTSAESNPYISLDSPSLSPPSPPDYPASPPIRKKRYTFSRPPHTPDTDLFMEALSEQLGQQLSVDDFLSPENDYEEDVVQMTFENEEEEIEEEEEEEEGPYMPPELSSPSEVHSSSEDASSLTYSSSSEHIPPPPLTPPPPPPVQFNDPPPPAGFTPDHAPRQLTFRRHPGPPPPPPPRANPPPKRQSIHKVLPIRDEMMTQHHVLQDHHSLPVQPTAGHSQQPQQQMHQSLPPIPSPDTPIPGHAVYEMHHQVLPTHQLHQHHQIQQSHQMHQDHQNKPSHQSQSSHQMHQSHHTHQTIPTQLSSSMDRLDRIDRNERSDRHIYEMQPQPLHSDQEVHHAYKIHQSHQAHLSSSMDRLDRLEQMQHLERMERIERLERADRQMHQAHIAQAISQAIHPSQQPHQTQQQYHHQTHQTHQAYTPTQPPKPSRHIHQIEHIHQVQPIQTAPQYHQIHQPHQPHQTQQILSTFQPHPSQHQQQQLDQQQQMQQQQQIQQQQQIQQQQQIQQQQQLQQQHQLQQQHQLQQQQIQQQQIQQQQQQQQQQQQQQQQRSTPSIVQARQSPQPMYHDHRHPHHHQGHDEAQSQVQPPSTPQHQSHHHTEESTVEPPPPPPLPPPCVPPPLPKASPQKSDSSHMSVKRLRWEQVENSEGTIWGQLEEDSDYDKLSDMVKYLDLELHFGTQKNPVSLPEPLPQTETFKKKDFVEILSHKKAYNASILIAHLKLSPSELRQVLMTMSSERLEPPHIKQLLLYAPDDDEVKQYAQYRDDPSKLSEPDQFVLQMLSVTEYKTRLKSLHFKTTLQEKTEEMRGAYDCIFKASLELKNSKKLAKILEFVLAMGNYLNNGQPKSNKTTGFKINFLTELSTTKTVDGKSTFLHILVKSLCQHFPGVLDFGKELMTVLQAAKVNQKNITSDFNDLHATIQDIRLACQKMPASAEDRFAVVMSGFLENIHPAVQSLESLQQRAMEEFCKVASFFGEDGKATTTESFFGIFAEFIAKFERALNDIQTTENPPRSPRSPRTASPLAW encoded by the exons ATGGTCTCTCAGAGTCTGATGAGTCGCTTGAGGGGTCGAAGTTTCAGTGAGCACAGGAACAATCGGCTTCGTCGCAGCCGGAGTGAAGACCACCCTGACCGTCTGCTGTCTGTGTCCACTCGAGCAAGCTCTGTGCCCCGGACCTCCAATGAGGAAGTGGTGATGCCTCCTGCCCGTGGCCTCCGCAAGACCACCTCGCTCATCGCTGGACATTCCAGCTCTTTCTCAGCTCGCAG GACAGTACGAGTATACAAAGGGAACCAGAGTTTCGGGTTCACTCTTCGTGGTCATGCTCCAGTCTGGATTGACTCTGTAATACCAG GCAGCCCTGCTGAGAAAGCGGGTCTCAAACCTGGAGATCGCATCCTGTTTCTCAACGGTTTGGACATGAG GAGTTGTTCACATGAGAAGGTGGTGTCCATGCTGCAGGGCAGTGGAGCAATGCCCAGCCTGGTGGTTGAGGATGGACCACCAGCCTTCACCATGACTGAACCTGAGCAGGTAGAGGTGTCTCCTCGCTCCCGTGCTCCTGTGCTCAGCTCTCTACAGTGGGTTGCTCAGATCCTGCCTCCCAGTATCCGTGTACAGGGTCGCACCTTTAGCCAGCAGCTTGAGCACCTCCTTACCCTCCAGGAGAGATACACCATCTGCAAAGCCCTAGAGGCCTTCTTCCAACACAG AAATGTAGACACTTTGATTGTGGACGTGTTTCCTGTGTTGGATACCCCAGCAAAGCAGGTGATCTGGCAGTTTGTTTACCAGCTGCTTACCTATGAAGAACAGGAACACTGCCAAAACAAAATCTCACGATTCCTTGGCTATAAAGTCACAC TACCAGCATCAGAACATGAACATCCAGCCCATGAGCCTCACCGGCGCAGCAGCTCCATGAAGGTCACAGGAACCACATACAGAAGCAGTGTGAGGGAACGCATCTCAGATGATCTAGTTATTGGCACCCACCTGGGAATGG GGATTTGCACTGAGCCGGTGGAGGTGGCCCCAATGAGATTGACTCCTGGAGAGAGACAATCAGGGGATGGAACTTCTTTACCAGAAACACCCAACAATCTCACCAAT CTGTCAGCAGTGTATGCCGAGCTAGAGAATGTCTATGCTGGGAAAAGATCCAAATCCCTGAAGAGTCGACCCCCTCCAACTCATGACACACTGGTTAGTGTGGATGTCTTCCCACACTCTTCCTCACAGTCCGTAAGGGCTCACTCGTCCTCTCCATCTGTTCGGGCCACTTCAG GTAGCCGCAAATGTACATCAGCACAGCCTGCACCTCCTCCCCCCCAGCATGAATCTTGGACAGAGGAGTTGTCACTTAGTCCCCAGTGCCCTTGCTACCCTCCAGTTCTTCCCTCCCAAACAAGTGCTGAATCCAACCCTTACATCAGTTTGGACagcccatctctctctccaccctcTCCACCCGATTACCCTGCGAGTCCACCAATTCGCAAGAAGCGCTACACCTTCTCACGCCCACCCCATACCCCGGACACAGATCTATTTATGGAGGCCCTGAGTGAGCAGTTGGGACAGCAGTTATCTGTGGATGACTTTCTATCACCAGAGAATGACTATGAAGAG GATGTTGTCCAGATGACCTTCGAGAATGAGGAAGAGGAgatagaggaggaggaggaggaggaagagggtcCATACATGCCTCCAGAGCTAAGCAGTCCAAGCGAAGTGCATAGTAGCAGCGAGGATGCCAGCTCTCTCACCTACTCCTCTAGCTCCGAGCACATTCCTCCACCCCCTTTGACTCCTCCACCCCCTCCCCCTGTCCAATTCAATGACCCCCCTCCACCTGCTGGCTTCACCCCTGACCACGCACCCCGTCAACTCACCTTCCGTCGCCACCCTGGACCTCCACCGCCACCTCCACCAAGGGCTAACCCGCCACCTAAAAGGCAGTCAATTCACAAGGTGTTGCCCATCCGTGACGAGATGATGACCCAACACCATGTCCTTCAGGATCATCACTCACTTCCAGTGCAACCCACAGCTGGCCACTCCCAGCAACCTCAGCAGCAGATGCACCAGTCTTTGCCCCCTATACCTTCTCCAGATACACCCATACCCGGCCACGCAGTGTATGAGATGCACCATCAGGTTCTTCCAACTCACCAGCTTCATCAACACCACCAGATTCAACAGAGTCATCAGATGCATCAAGATCATCAAAATAAACCAAGCCACCAATCGCAGTCAAGTCATCAAATGCACCAAAGTCATCATACACACCAGACTATTCCTACTCAGCTCTCTAGCTCCATGGATAGACTTGATAGGATTGATCGAAATGAACGCTCAGATAGGCATATCTATGAGATGCAGCCTCAACCCTTGCATTCAGATCAAGAGGTTCACCATGCTTATAAGATTCATCAGAGTCATCAGGCTCATCTCTCGAGTTCCATGGACAGGCTTGATAGATTGGAACAAATGCAGCATTTGGAGCGTATGGAGCGGATTGAGAGGCTGGAGAGAGCAGACCGACAAATGCATCAGGCGCACATAGCTCAAGCCATTTCTCAAGCTATTCATCCATCTCAGCAGCCTCATCAGACTCAACAACAGTATCACCACCAGACGCATCAGACTCATCAAGCCTACACACCAACCCAGCCTCCAAAACCATCTCGCCACATTCACCAGATTGAACACATACACCAGGTTCAGCCCATTCAGACTGCTCCTCAGTACCACCAGATCCATCAACCCCACCAACCTCACCAGACACAACAGATTCTGTCCACCTTCCAGCCCCATCCTTCACAACACCAACAACAACAGCTTGACCAGCAACAGCAgatgcagcagcagcaacagattcaacagcagcagcagattcaacagcagcagcagattcaacagcagcagcagcttcAACAGCAGCATCAACTTCAACAACAGCATCAACTTCAACAACAGCAGATTCAGCAGCAACAgattcagcagcagcagcagcagcagcagcagcagcagcagcagcaacaacaacgcTCCACTCCCTCCATTGTACAGGCCAGACAGAGCCCTCAACCCATGTACCACGATCATCGCCATCCTCACCATCATCAAGGCCATGATGAAGCCCAGTCCCAAGTGCAACCACCAAGTACACCCCAACATCAAAGCCACCACCACACTGAAGAGTCCACTGTGGAGCCACCACCTCCTCCACCTTTACCCCCACCTTGCGTGCCTCCTCCTCTCCCAAAGGCCTCACCACAAAAATCGGATTCCAGTCATATGAGTGTGAAGAGGTTACGCTGGGAACAGGTGGAAAATTCAGAGGGAACCATTTGGGGACAG TTGGAAGAAGACTCTGATTATGATAAGTTGAGTGACATGGTGAAATATCTCGACTTGGAGCTTCATTTTGGGACACAAAAGAACCCTG TTTCTCTTCCAGAGCCCTTACCTCAGACAGAGACTTTCAAAAAGAAAGACTTTGTAGAGATTCTCTCCCATAAGAAGGCCTACAATGCTT CAATCCTGATTGCCCATCTGAAGCTGTCACCAAGTGAACTGCGGCAGGTGCTGATGACGATGTCGAGTGAACGTTTGGAGCCTCCACACATTAAACAGTTGCTGCTGTATGCACCAGATGATGATGAAGTCAAACAATATGCACAGTACAGAGATGACCCAAGCAAACTCAGTGAGCCTGACCAGTTTGTCCTACAG ATGCTTTCAGTGACAGAGTATAAGACCCGTTTGAAAAGCTTGCATTTTAAGACTACATTACAAGAGAAAACGGAAGAGATGAGAGGGGCCTACGACTGCATTTTCAAGGCTTCACTGGAGCTCAAGAACAGCAAAAAACTGGCTAAGATTCTGGAG tttgtatTGGCCATGGGGAATTACCTGAATAATGGCCAACCAAAGAGCAATAAAACAACTGGCTTTAAGATCAATTTTCTTACTGAA CTCAGCACCACCAAAACAGTAGATGGAAAGTCAACATTTCTTCATATCCTGGTGAAATCATTGTGCCAGCACTTTCCTGGGGTTCTGGACTTTGGCAAGGAGCTTATGACAGTGCTACAAGCTGCCAAAG TAAATCAGAAAAACATCACCTCTGACTTTAATGACCTACATGCCACAATCCAGGACATTCGTTTAGCCTGCCAAAAGATGCCAGCCAGTGCTGAGGATCGTTTTGCTGTTGTTATGAGT GGTTTTCTGGAAAACATTCACCCTGCAGTGCAGTCTCTAGAGTCTCTACAGCAGAGAGCGATGGAAGAGTTCTGTAAAGTCGCATCCTTCTTCGGTGAGGATGGAAAGGCCACCACCACAGAGAGCTTCTTCGGTATCTTTGCTGAGTTCATTGCTAAATTTGag AGAGCTCTGAATGACATCCAGACCACAGAAAACCCTCCACGCAGTCCCAGGAGTCCCCGCACGGCCTCTCCTTTAGCCTGGTGA